From the genome of Staphylococcus haemolyticus, one region includes:
- a CDS encoding ATP-dependent Clp protease ATP-binding subunit, producing the protein MLFGRLTERAQRVLAHAQEEAIRLNHSNIGTEHLLLGLMKEPEGIAAKVLESFNITEDKVIEEVEKLIGHGQDQTGTLHYTPRAKKVIELSMDEARKLHHNFVGTEHILLGLIRENEGVAARVFANLDLNITKARAQVVKALGSPEMSNKNATANKSNNTPTLDGLARDLTVIAKDGTLDPVVGRDKEITRVIEVLSRRTKNNPVLIGEPGVGKTAIAEGLAQAIVNNEVPETLKGKRVMSLDMGTVVAGTKYRGEFEERLKKVMEEIHQAGNVILFIDELHTLVGAGGAEGAIDASNILKPALARGELQCIGATTLDEYRKNIEKDAALERRFQPIQVDEPTVEDTIAILKGLRDRYEAHHRINISDEALEAAAKLSDRYVSDRFLPDKAIDLIDEASSKVRLKSHTTPNNLKEIEQEIEKVKNEKDAAVHAQEFENAANLRDKQTKLEKQYEDAKNEWKTTQGDQSTSLSKEDIGEVIAGWTGIPLTKINETESDRLLNLEQTLHDRVIGQNDAVTSISKAVRRARAGLKDPKRPIGSFIFLGPTGVGKTELARALAESMFGEEDAMIRVDMSEFMEKHAVSRLVGAPPGYVGHDEGGQLTEKVRRKPYSVILFDEIEKAHPDVFNILLQVLDDGHLTDTKGRQVDFRNTVIIMTSNVGAQELQDQRFAGFGGGSEGHDYETIRKTMMKELKNSFRPEFLNRVDDIIVFHKLSKDELKEIVTMMVNKLTQRLSEQDINIVVTDKAKEKIAEEGYDPEYGARPLIRAIQKTVEDNLSELILDGNQIEGKEVVIDHDGDEFKYNINEKNNGISDEGNEVTETEA; encoded by the coding sequence ATGCTATTTGGTAGATTAACTGAACGTGCACAACGTGTCCTAGCACACGCACAAGAAGAAGCAATACGTTTAAATCATTCTAATATAGGTACAGAACATTTGTTATTAGGTTTAATGAAAGAACCAGAAGGTATTGCTGCTAAAGTATTAGAAAGTTTTAATATAACCGAAGATAAAGTGATTGAAGAAGTCGAAAAATTAATCGGTCACGGACAAGATCAAACAGGAACATTGCATTATACACCAAGAGCCAAGAAAGTAATTGAACTTTCAATGGATGAAGCAAGAAAGTTACACCATAACTTTGTAGGTACAGAACACATATTACTAGGTTTAATTCGTGAAAATGAAGGCGTAGCTGCTCGCGTATTTGCTAATCTTGATTTAAATATTACGAAAGCGCGTGCCCAAGTCGTCAAAGCGCTAGGTAGTCCTGAAATGAGCAATAAAAATGCTACAGCAAATAAATCAAATAATACCCCTACATTAGATGGATTAGCACGTGATTTAACTGTCATTGCCAAAGATGGAACGTTAGATCCAGTTGTTGGTAGAGATAAAGAAATTACTCGTGTAATTGAAGTGTTAAGTCGTCGTACTAAAAACAATCCTGTACTAATTGGTGAACCCGGTGTAGGTAAAACTGCAATTGCAGAAGGTCTTGCTCAAGCTATTGTTAATAATGAAGTACCTGAGACACTTAAAGGTAAACGCGTGATGTCACTTGATATGGGAACAGTTGTAGCTGGTACTAAATATCGTGGTGAATTTGAAGAACGTTTGAAAAAGGTAATGGAAGAAATTCATCAAGCTGGTAACGTAATCTTATTCATTGATGAATTACACACATTAGTTGGTGCTGGTGGAGCTGAAGGCGCAATCGATGCGTCAAATATATTAAAACCAGCATTAGCACGTGGTGAATTACAATGTATCGGTGCGACAACATTAGATGAATATCGTAAAAACATCGAGAAAGATGCAGCGTTAGAACGTCGTTTCCAACCTATTCAAGTTGATGAACCAACAGTTGAAGACACAATTGCAATTTTAAAAGGATTACGTGATCGTTATGAAGCGCATCACCGCATCAATATTTCAGATGAAGCACTTGAAGCGGCTGCTAAATTAAGTGATCGTTATGTATCAGATCGTTTCTTACCCGATAAAGCAATTGATTTAATTGATGAAGCAAGTTCAAAAGTAAGACTGAAAAGTCATACAACACCTAACAACTTGAAAGAAATTGAGCAAGAAATTGAAAAAGTAAAAAATGAAAAAGACGCAGCAGTTCATGCTCAAGAATTCGAGAATGCTGCTAATTTACGTGATAAACAAACTAAACTTGAAAAACAATATGAAGATGCCAAAAATGAGTGGAAAACAACTCAAGGTGATCAATCCACTTCTCTATCTAAAGAAGATATTGGTGAAGTCATTGCAGGTTGGACAGGTATACCACTTACAAAAATTAATGAAACTGAATCGGATCGATTATTAAATCTTGAACAAACGTTACATGATAGAGTTATTGGCCAAAATGATGCTGTAACTTCTATTAGTAAAGCGGTACGCCGTGCTCGTGCAGGATTGAAAGATCCTAAACGTCCAATCGGTAGTTTTATCTTCTTAGGTCCTACAGGTGTAGGTAAAACAGAATTAGCTAGAGCATTAGCAGAATCAATGTTTGGTGAAGAAGATGCAATGATTCGCGTTGATATGAGTGAGTTTATGGAAAAACATGCTGTGAGTCGTTTAGTTGGAGCGCCTCCAGGCTATGTAGGTCATGATGAAGGTGGCCAATTAACTGAGAAAGTAAGACGTAAACCATACTCAGTTATCTTATTTGATGAAATCGAAAAGGCGCATCCAGATGTATTTAATATTCTATTGCAAGTTCTAGACGATGGTCATTTAACTGATACAAAAGGACGTCAAGTTGATTTCCGAAATACAGTGATTATCATGACTTCAAATGTCGGTGCACAAGAATTACAAGATCAACGCTTTGCTGGTTTCGGTGGCGGTTCTGAAGGTCATGACTATGAAACAATTCGCAAGACTATGATGAAAGAATTGAAAAATTCATTCCGCCCAGAGTTCTTAAACCGTGTTGACGACATCATCGTATTCCATAAACTTTCTAAAGATGAATTGAAAGAAATCGTTACAATGATGGTTAATAAACTAACACAACGACTATCTGAGCAAGATATTAATATTGTTGTAACTGATAAAGCAAAAGAAAAAATTGCTGAAGAAGGCTATGATCCAGAATACGGTGCCCGTCCATTAATCAGAGCTATTCAAAAAACAGTTGAAGATAACTTGAGTGAATTAATCTTAGACGGTAACCAAATTGAAGGTAAAGAAGTTGTCATCGACCATGATGGTGATGAATTTAAATATAATATCAATGAAAAAAATAATGGTATTTCAGATGAAGGCAATGAAGTAACTGAAACTGAAGCATAA